In the genome of Synechococcus sp. CB0101, the window TTGATTCGTTTGTTGTCAACATCGTTGTTCCGCGCCAAGCGCACTGCGCTGGTTGGTCTTGGTTTTGGCTTGCTTGGAGCAGCGATGTGCTCTCCGGCGCGCGCTGAATCTCAGGTTCATGCCTTGGTGGCGGCCCGGCCAGCTCCCGCCCTCGAGCTTGGGCGCCCGCGCTCCCAGTTGGCGATGCTCAACGTCAGCGATGGCCCCTCAGCGCTCGATCGCTTCTTCCGCTACGCCCTCACCCCTGAGCGGCGTGCCCTGCTCAACACGATCCGTTATGCCGAAGGCACCTGGGCCCGCGGCCACGATGTGGGCTATCGAATCATGTTTGGCGGCGGCCTCATGCCTGGCCTCGATCGCCATCCCGATCGCGTGATCTCCACCGGTCGCTACGCCAGTGCAGCGGCAGGCGCTTATCAGTTCATGCCGTTCACCTGGGCGCTCGCCAGCCGCAGCCTCCGGCTGCAGGGTTTTGGCCCGGAGGTGCAGGATCAGGCGGCCCTGTTTCTGATTCAGCGCCGCGGGGCGCTGCACCTGGCGGATCAGGGTGAGTTCACCCCCCACCTGGCGGCCAAGCTTGCCCCTGAGTGGGCCTCGTTCCCCACCCTCGCGGGCCAGAGCTACTACGGCCAGCCGGTGAAGCGTTATGCCGCGTTGAAGGCGTTCTACGAAGCCAACCTGGCTGAATTGCGCACGCTGGCTGGAGCAACTGCTCCTGTGGCTGAAGAGCTGGCCTGTGAGCCGGTGGATTCGCTGCGGTGCCGTCTGGAACGGCTCGATCGCGTCGGCCCCCGCAGCGTCGCCCAGGGCGTTTGATCAGCCCTCGCTGTCTTTGAGGCGCTGCTTGCCCACCGTGTTCTGAGCGATCAAGTACGAGGCCACGATCGCCCCCACAAACCCGAGGGCGTTGCGCAGCAACGGCAGCAGATCGGGCGTGCGGGTCACGATCGGGGCAATCCCGAACACGCCGAAGAGGATCACCCACAGGGGTGAGAGCAGCAGCACCCAAGCCCACTCCACCGTGTGCTCAGGCTTGCGGGGGTAGGCGGCGAAACCCACGATCACACCGCCCAGGATTGACGTGGCGAGGGTGAGGAGCCATTGCTCCTGAGGCAGGCCGGGCACCACCTGGCAGCCGCCGATCTCCAGGCAGCCTTCCACGGTGTGGAGGGAATCGAGGATCGCGGCGTCCTGGCCGTGATCGCGCACGTAGTACACGTTGCCGAAGCGGGTTTGCAGCTCCACCCAGTAGGTGCGCGGCATCAGGGCAAACAGCGCATCGCCCACGTTG includes:
- a CDS encoding endolysin, with amino-acid sequence MCSPARAESQVHALVAARPAPALELGRPRSQLAMLNVSDGPSALDRFFRYALTPERRALLNTIRYAEGTWARGHDVGYRIMFGGGLMPGLDRHPDRVISTGRYASAAAGAYQFMPFTWALASRSLRLQGFGPEVQDQAALFLIQRRGALHLADQGEFTPHLAAKLAPEWASFPTLAGQSYYGQPVKRYAALKAFYEANLAELRTLAGATAPVAEELACEPVDSLRCRLERLDRVGPRSVAQGV
- a CDS encoding TPM domain-containing protein encodes the protein MDRVWSWLTGAILSLMLVLGLGAGPALAYDNPDLLPDHPTPVIDLAKILTDNQRAALEAELNNFEAVSGWKLRVLTQYDRTPGLAVKDFWGLDERSLLLIADERGGNLLNFNVGDALFALMPRTYWVELQTRFGNVYYVRDHGQDAAILDSLHTVEGCLEIGGCQVVPGLPQEQWLLTLATSILGGVIVGFAAYPRKPEHTVEWAWVLLLSPLWVILFGVFGIAPIVTRTPDLLPLLRNALGFVGAIVASYLIAQNTVGKQRLKDSEG